Proteins encoded by one window of Candidatus Thermoplasmatota archaeon:
- a CDS encoding HAD family hydrolase codes for MIKIISFDVDGTLVDYQYADLVWCEGVPRLYAQKNKISFEDAKKFVMNEYMKVGERRIEWYDIRYWFRYFGLEGWQNLLKEYEDRVRIYSDVEESLEKLSKKFKLVIASNAAREFIEVTTKSLRKYFSALFSSTTDFGLVKKTPEFYLKLLEKLRIEKEELLHVGDHYEFDYLVPKRLRIRAFYVDRNGSREGENVIRSLKELVAILC; via the coding sequence ATGATCAAAATAATATCTTTTGATGTTGACGGTACTTTAGTTGATTATCAATACGCAGATTTAGTTTGGTGTGAAGGAGTACCTAGACTATATGCCCAAAAGAATAAAATTTCTTTTGAAGATGCTAAAAAATTTGTTATGAATGAATATATGAAAGTTGGCGAGCGAAGAATAGAATGGTATGATATTAGGTATTGGTTTAGATATTTTGGACTTGAGGGGTGGCAGAATTTATTGAAAGAATATGAGGATAGAGTGAGAATTTATAGTGATGTGGAGGAAAGTTTAGAGAAGCTGAGTAAAAAATTTAAGTTGGTAATAGCTTCAAATGCTGCAAGAGAATTTATTGAGGTAACGACTAAATCATTACGAAAGTATTTTAGCGCTCTTTTTTCTTCAACTACTGATTTCGGGCTTGTTAAAAAAACACCTGAGTTTTATTTGAAATTATTAGAAAAATTGAGAATAGAAAAAGAAGAGCTTCTTCATGTTGGTGATCATTATGAGTTTGATTATTTAGTGCCTAAAAGATTACGGATAAGAGCTTTTTATGTGGATAGGAACGGAAGTAGAGAAGGGGAAAATGTGATAAGGAGCTTAAAAGAGTTAGTTGCTATTCTATGCTGA
- a CDS encoding DUF5678 domain-containing protein, with the protein MRSKEKTSEAFWRDLNWARRNHTKLLEKYVDMWVAVVDKKVIAFGRNLGKVEEEARRKSKRDDFPVMFVECGEHIYGLQGKLIF; encoded by the coding sequence ATGAGAAGCAAAGAGAAAACGTCTGAAGCATTTTGGAGAGACCTAAATTGGGCACGGCGAAACCATACAAAGCTCCTTGAGAAATATGTTGATATGTGGGTGGCAGTAGTTGATAAAAAAGTAATAGCTTTTGGTAGAAATCTAGGAAAAGTCGAAGAAGAAGCCAGAAGGAAAAGCAAGAGAGACGATTTTCCAGTAATGTTTGTCGAATGCGGAGAACATATTTATGGGCTCCAGGGTAAACTTATATTTTGA